The Deltaproteobacteria bacterium genome includes the window TCAGGTTCCCCAGGTAGAGTTTTTTCTGCCTGCCTGCCTGAATATCGGCGATGGCCCGGGTTATCTTCCGGGTGACGAATGTCTCGCCCCTCCGGGGGCTTTCGTGGTTGAAGAGGATACCGCTGCATGCATAAAGGCCGTACGCCTCACGGTGGTTTACCGTCATCCAGTGGGAATAGAGTTTTGCAGCCGCATAGGGGCTCCTGGGATGAAATGCCGTGTTCTCGCCATGGGGAGGGGGTGAATTACCGAACATCTCGCTGCTGGACGCCTGATAGAAGCGGGTCTTTATCCCGCTCCTTCGGATCGCCTCGAGGAGCCGTATCGTCCCCAGCCCGGTTACGTCGCCGGTATATTCCGGGATGTCGAAACTGACGCGAACGTGGCTCTGTGCCCCAAGATGGTAGATCTCATCGGGACGGATATTGTGGATGATGTTATAAACCTGGCTGGGATCCGCAAGGTCCCCGTAATGAAGATAGAACCGGACGTTGTTAAGGTGGGGATCGACGTAGAGGTGGTCGATCCGGGCCGTATTGAAGGTGCTGGCCCTTCGAATGATACCGTGAACCTCGTAGCCCTT containing:
- the gmd gene encoding GDP-mannose 4,6-dehydratase, translated to MKKALITGITGQDGSYLAEFLLEKGYEVHGIIRRASTFNTARIDHLYVDPHLNNVRFYLHYGDLADPSQVYNIIHNIRPDEIYHLGAQSHVRVSFDIPEYTGDVTGLGTIRLLEAIRRSGIKTRFYQASSSEMFGNSPPPHGENTAFHPRSPYAAAKLYSHWMTVNHREAYGLYACSGILFNHESPRRGETFVTRKITRAIADIQAGRQKKLYLGNLKASRDWGFAPDYVKAMWMILQQETPEDFVIATGETHSVEEFLIEAFSYAGLDHGDYVEIDPKYFRPTEVDVLIGDPSKARRVLDWKPLVSFRELVRIMVDADMEAIGLTPPGEGKTILAKKNFDWIKRP